CGGCCTGTTGCTCGGCTGGTGTCTTCTGCAACTCGCCTGGCACCAGCAACTGGCCGCAGCCATCCTGTTGCCGCTGTACTACCTGACCGATGCCACGCTGACGCTCTCGCGACGGATATCCCAGCGTCAGAAATTCTGGATTGCCCATCGCACGCATTTTTATCAACGCGCCAGCGACAACGGCTTTTCGGTGCAGCGCATTACCGGTGAGATTTTTGCGCTCAATCTCGGCCTCGGCGCGCTCGCCATCGCGTCAACGCAAACGCAGTCTGTCGCAATGCGTGCCGCGCTCGTATTGACCGGATGCGTTGCCGTCGCCTGGGTGCTGCTCCGCTTCTCGCGGCGAAGGCGCTGCTGAGGCCATCGAGGCCCCTTTCGCGCGATCACAAAACCATCAGCTTCGTTGCGGCTGCGCCAGTGCGGCGCGCAGCGCGGCGTCAAGTGTAAGCTCCGGCCGCCAACCGGTTGCGAGCGCCCTAGAGAGATCGAGCTCCATTGAGCCGATCAGGCTGTCGCCGGCCTCGGCACGCCCGGCCAGCTTCAGCGCCATCCGTAACATTGGCAGCGGCAAGGCGACCAGCCGCGCCGACCGGCCCACCGCCGTCGCAATGCGTGTTGCGAATTCCGGTGTCGAGATCTGTTCGGCATCCGCCACCAGGAAGATCTCGTATCCGGTCTGCGCGCTGGCCAGCCGGCCTGTAACAAAGGACGCAAGGTTGTGAACGCTGAGGAACGCGCGACGGTTGCGGATCGAGGCCAGCGGAAGCGGAACCCCGCGCCGTATCGCCCTGACAAGCAGTTCGAAATTGCCGCGCGCGCCGGCACCGTAGATCAAAGGCGGCCGGATCACCGTGACGGCCATGGCCGAATTCGCCGCAATCTCCTTGAGGCCGTTCTCGGCCTCGGCCTTCGAGCGTCCATAGACCCCGCGCGGCGTCATGGCATCCGTTTCCCGAAACGGCGCGCGGCCATCGGTGGTGCTGCCGTTGACGAGGATCGTGCTGACATGGATGAAGCGGCGAACGCCCGCCGCCGCGGCGGATCGCGCAAGCTGCAAGGTGCCGTCGGTGTTGACCGCGCGGTAGAGGTCGGCCTGCCCCTCCTCGCCCGGATGATGGGCGCGGCCGGCGAGGTGCAGCACCGCCTCGACCCCGGTCAGCGCCGCCCGCCAATCTGTCCGCGCATCGATTTCCCCGACGACAACCTCGTCTGCGCAAGCTCGCGGCCGGCGCGCCGCGCAGCGGACCTTCCAGCCGTGGCTGGCGAGGAACGGCACGAGATGACCGCCGACGAAGCCACTTGCGCCGGTCACGAGCACCCTCGGCCGCTCGTCCTTCATCGCCCCGGCTCCGTTTGCTTCCCTTCACCCAGCAGCCGTTCAACCACCGCGGCATAGCCTGCCATCGCATGTTGCAGGCTGAACCTTTGCGCAACGGCGACGGCGCGCTCGGGCAGCGAAGGATCGTCGGCGCGGGACGCGGCGCGTATCGCGCGGGCCAGGTCCTGCGCCACGGCCGGTTGCACGACCCAGCCGAGCCTGTTCTCCGTCAGGATCAGTGCTGCCTCGGCATCGGGCTCGGAAACGAGAATCACGGGGCGTCCCACGGCCAGCAGGTTATAGAACCGGCTCGGCACCGAGACGCCGGCGACATCCCGGCGATAGGGAATGAGCCAGACATCCGCGGCGGAGAGGAATTGCTCGAGCTGCGTCTCCTCGACGCGATCCACCAGGGTGACATTCACAAGTCCGGCCTGCGCCTGCATCTCCTTCAGGCGTTCGAAGCCGACCCCCCAACCCGACAGCAGAAAATGAATCCCGGCATCGCCCGCGAGCATCCGCGCGGCCTCGAAGACAATGTCCGGATCGTGCGTGAAGCCGAGATTGCCGGAGAGACCGACGACAAAGCGCACCGGCGACGGCGGACGATAGGGGTTGTCCGAACCGGACGGCCGAACGGCGGGCGCGAGCGTCGCCCAGTTCGGGATGAAGCTGATCTTGTCGGCGCGCAGTCCCCGGTAGCGCAACAGCAGCCGCTCGGCGTCCCGTCCGATCGTGATGATCGAATCCAGGGCTCGGAACGTGAACCTGTTCACACCGCGCAGCGCCATGGCGAGCAACGATTTCGGCCGCAGCAGACCGGCTGCCACCAGAACCTCCGGATAGAGGTCATGCAGGATGAGCACGGAACGCGCCCGCTTCAGCTTCGCGGCAGCGACGACAGCGTAGGGCAACAGGAAGGGTGCCGTGACCGCGATCGCCACGTCGCCGCGCTGCAGGCGCCGCACGAGCCTGACGAATACGCGCACCGCAAAGGAGGCCTCGATGACGGCGCGCCGGATCAGCGCAGCCTTGGCGGCGAGCTGATTCCTGACCTCCTCGATGACCGCGCGGCGGGCTGGCGCGCCGTCGTTGGTTGCCGAGCCGGGGGTTCCCGAAAGCACGAGCACGGGCCAGCGCATCGCCAGATGCTCGGCGATCTCGGACATGATCGATGCGGTCGTGCTGCGATCCGGCGGGTAATGTTGGCTGACGACGACGACTTTGGCGGGCGCGCGCATCAGCCCTTCACCCCTGCCTCAAGCCGCGCTCGAGCCGAATTCCGGAACGGCGTCCTTGAGGATGGTCTTGATGGTGGCGAAATCGTCGCGGTCGACCGCCTGCTCCAGCGCGGCGAGCCACTTCCTGATTGCCTGCATCGGCGGCTCGTTGGGCTTTGCCGCCATGATGCCGGAAACACCGATCTCGACGGCCGGCTCTTCGCTGGCGAACAGGATCTCGTTGAGCCGCTCGCCGGGACGCATGCCGGTGAAGGTGATCTCGATGTCGATGCCGGGCTCGAGCCCGGAGAGACGGATGATGCGCTCGGCAAGTTCGACGATCTTCACCGGCTGGCCCATGTTCAGCACATAGACCGAGACGTCGGAGCGCGCCGGCGTCACCGCATGGGTCGCCGCCGTCAGCACCAGGTCGCAGGCCTCGCGGATGGTCATGAAATAGCGGACCATGTCGGGATGCGTCACCGTCACCGGGCCGCCGGCCTCGATCTGGGCCTTGAACTTCGGCACCACCGAGCCGTTCGAGGCCAGCACATTGCCGAAGCGCACGGAGATCAGCCGCATCCGCTTCCTGCCGGCGGCCAGCATCCCCTGCTCATGGTCGAGCGCCTGGCAGTACATCTCGGCAAAACGCTTGGTGAGCCCCAGCATCGAAACCGGCTCGATCGCCTTGTCGGTCGAGATCATCACCATGGCGTCCGCGCCGGCGGCGAGCGCCGCATCGGCCACGTTGATCGAACCGAAGATGTTGGTCTTGACCCCTTCGCTCCAGTCCCGCTCGAGGATCGGCACATGCTTGAGCGCGGCGGCGTGAAACACCAGATCGGGCTTGAAGTCGCGCATCAGCCGATGAATGCGCTCGCGATCCCTGATATCGGCGATCCGTCCGTCGATGGTGGCTGCGGCGTCCATCGCCGCCAGCGCCTCGGTGACGGCGTAGAGCGCCGGCTCCGAATTCTCGATCACCAACAGCCGCGCGGCGCCGAAGGTGACGACGCGCTCGCAGATTTCCGATCCGATCGAGCCGCCGCCACCGGTGACGATCACCGCCTTGTCCTTCACCAGCGCTTCCAGGCGTCCATAATCGATGCTCTGGCTCGGGCGCAGCAGCAGGTCTTCGACGGCAACCGCGGCAAGGCGCGGCGTCTCGCCGCTGGCAAGCGACGGCAGGCGGCTCACCATCAGCCGCAGCCGCTTGGCCCGCATCAGGATGCTTTCCGGATGGGCCTCGGGTTCAAATGCGGACGGCGTCATCACAATGCGGGTGATCGCCTTGTCGCGGCGGGCGAAGTCGCGCACGACCTCCTCGAGGTCGTCAACGCCGCCGAGCACCGGGATGGTGCGGATCGACTGCCCGAGATCGGCGCGCGAGGGCGAGAGAATGCCGACCGGCCAGAGCTGCTTGACGGCGCCGCTCTCGATGCCACGCAGCAGCACCTCGGCATCGGCGGCACGCCCGAGCAACAGCATCGGGGAAGCGCCGTCGGTGCGCGCGTGACGACGCGCGCGCGTATAGCGGAAATAACGATAGAGGAACCTGAGCGCGCTCAGGAACGAAACTTCCAGGAACCAGTAGAGAACGACGGAGACCCTGCCCAGGAAGAACGTGGAAACGCCGGGCACGACGATGACGTAGTCCAGCACCACGAGTGCCAGCGTCAGCACCGTCGCCACGCGCACGATGTTGAGCGCATCGGGCAGCGAGATGAAGCGCCATTTCGTGGTGGTGAGATTGAAGACGTAGCAGACGACGACTGCAAACAGCAGGAAATACGGCAGGATGCGCAGCAGAAGCGGCAGGCGGTCGTAAAAGCCCTGCCCGCCGTCGA
This genomic interval from Bradyrhizobium sp. NP1 contains the following:
- a CDS encoding NAD-dependent epimerase/dehydratase family protein, with protein sequence MKDERPRVLVTGASGFVGGHLVPFLASHGWKVRCAARRPRACADEVVVGEIDARTDWRAALTGVEAVLHLAGRAHHPGEEGQADLYRAVNTDGTLQLARSAAAAGVRRFIHVSTILVNGSTTDGRAPFRETDAMTPRGVYGRSKAEAENGLKEIAANSAMAVTVIRPPLIYGAGARGNFELLVRAIRRGVPLPLASIRNRRAFLSVHNLASFVTGRLASAQTGYEIFLVADAEQISTPEFATRIATAVGRSARLVALPLPMLRMALKLAGRAEAGDSLIGSMELDLSRALATGWRPELTLDAALRAALAQPQRS
- a CDS encoding glycosyltransferase family 4 protein, whose amino-acid sequence is MRAPAKVVVVSQHYPPDRSTTASIMSEIAEHLAMRWPVLVLSGTPGSATNDGAPARRAVIEEVRNQLAAKAALIRRAVIEASFAVRVFVRLVRRLQRGDVAIAVTAPFLLPYAVVAAAKLKRARSVLILHDLYPEVLVAAGLLRPKSLLAMALRGVNRFTFRALDSIITIGRDAERLLLRYRGLRADKISFIPNWATLAPAVRPSGSDNPYRPPSPVRFVVGLSGNLGFTHDPDIVFEAARMLAGDAGIHFLLSGWGVGFERLKEMQAQAGLVNVTLVDRVEETQLEQFLSAADVWLIPYRRDVAGVSVPSRFYNLLAVGRPVILVSEPDAEAALILTENRLGWVVQPAVAQDLARAIRAASRADDPSLPERAVAVAQRFSLQHAMAGYAAVVERLLGEGKQTEPGR
- a CDS encoding SDR family NAD(P)-dependent oxidoreductase, whose translation is MTRLSHLTLRNYLIAAHDVLATAAALFVAVYLRFDGGQGFYDRLPLLLRILPYFLLFAVVVCYVFNLTTTKWRFISLPDALNIVRVATVLTLALVVLDYVIVVPGVSTFFLGRVSVVLYWFLEVSFLSALRFLYRYFRYTRARRHARTDGASPMLLLGRAADAEVLLRGIESGAVKQLWPVGILSPSRADLGQSIRTIPVLGGVDDLEEVVRDFARRDKAITRIVMTPSAFEPEAHPESILMRAKRLRLMVSRLPSLASGETPRLAAVAVEDLLLRPSQSIDYGRLEALVKDKAVIVTGGGGSIGSEICERVVTFGAARLLVIENSEPALYAVTEALAAMDAAATIDGRIADIRDRERIHRLMRDFKPDLVFHAAALKHVPILERDWSEGVKTNIFGSINVADAALAAGADAMVMISTDKAIEPVSMLGLTKRFAEMYCQALDHEQGMLAAGRKRMRLISVRFGNVLASNGSVVPKFKAQIEAGGPVTVTHPDMVRYFMTIREACDLVLTAATHAVTPARSDVSVYVLNMGQPVKIVELAERIIRLSGLEPGIDIEITFTGMRPGERLNEILFASEEPAVEIGVSGIMAAKPNEPPMQAIRKWLAALEQAVDRDDFATIKTILKDAVPEFGSSAA